A single window of Phycisphaerae bacterium DNA harbors:
- the bamD gene encoding outer membrane protein assembly factor BamD, which yields MKHGCFAPLLILLASATARGDDKAKPTYHERLEFDAAKGQWIEIAPPIPGTEDGDLALARSLLAQCEYKDARKAFEHWFETYPESTLRPEALFYAAETEVSAEDAKPKSGDLMQAHRWLEEILDGWPGTNIADRALRKELIIAEMVLFKGRKQKVWKVLWLSADEETLTILDRIIDERARETPIAEQALRLKADYYYINGNFEEAETAYARLMRDFPRGRYHKFAMLRAGESALARFPGVEFDDADLLEAEVYLKDFSQKYPQDAGAQQVPQTLARVSDQRAEKEYRVAQYYERTKQIDAAAYYYRLVEKDWSATTWAFEARNRLIAMGAMEPPPEPMEPAPEEATTTPPTQPPGE from the coding sequence ATGAAGCACGGATGTTTCGCACCCCTTCTCATCCTCCTCGCCTCCGCGACCGCCCGCGGCGATGACAAGGCCAAACCCACCTACCACGAACGCCTCGAGTTCGACGCCGCCAAGGGCCAGTGGATTGAAATCGCCCCGCCCATCCCCGGCACCGAGGATGGCGACCTCGCACTCGCCCGCTCGCTCCTGGCCCAGTGCGAGTACAAAGACGCCCGCAAGGCCTTCGAGCACTGGTTCGAGACCTACCCGGAATCGACCCTCCGCCCCGAGGCCCTCTTCTACGCCGCCGAGACCGAAGTCTCTGCCGAGGACGCCAAGCCCAAGAGCGGCGATCTCATGCAGGCCCATCGCTGGCTGGAGGAAATCCTCGACGGCTGGCCCGGCACCAACATCGCCGACCGCGCCCTCCGCAAGGAACTCATCATCGCCGAGATGGTCCTCTTCAAGGGCCGCAAGCAGAAAGTCTGGAAGGTCCTCTGGCTCTCCGCCGACGAAGAGACCCTCACCATCCTCGACCGCATCATCGACGAACGCGCCCGCGAGACACCGATCGCCGAGCAGGCCCTCCGCCTCAAGGCCGACTACTACTACATCAACGGCAACTTCGAGGAGGCCGAAACCGCCTACGCCCGCCTCATGCGCGACTTCCCCCGGGGCCGCTACCACAAATTCGCCATGCTCCGCGCCGGTGAGTCAGCCCTGGCCCGCTTCCCCGGCGTCGAGTTCGACGACGCGGACCTGCTCGAAGCCGAGGTCTACCTCAAGGACTTCTCGCAGAAGTACCCGCAGGACGCCGGTGCTCAGCAAGTGCCGCAAACCCTCGCGCGGGTCAGCGACCAGCGCGCGGAGAAGGAATACCGCGTCGCGCAGTATTACGAGCGAACGAAGCAGATCGACGCAGCCGCGTATTACTATCGCCTCGTCGAAAAGGACTGGTCGGCGACCACCTGGGCCTTCGAAGCCCGCAACCGCCTCATTGCCATGGGCGCGATGGAGCCGCCCCCGGAACCGATGGAGCCCGCGCCGGAAGAGGCCACGACCACGCCACCCACTCAACCGCCCGGTGAGTAG
- a CDS encoding PQQ-binding-like beta-propeller repeat protein — translation MIKNRERLYVGSRRYVAALDAQTGEEIWRTKFASGTSAVVTMLLKGNRLFVGHSGHAYGLDAGTGAILWTNELPKMGFNPVMLAMEGASECASQAAVAAGAEAEAAAAAACVVT, via the coding sequence ATGATAAAGAATCGGGAGCGGCTTTATGTCGGGTCGCGGCGGTATGTTGCGGCGCTGGATGCGCAGACGGGCGAAGAGATTTGGCGGACAAAGTTTGCGTCGGGCACGTCGGCCGTCGTGACGATGCTCCTCAAGGGAAATCGTCTCTTCGTGGGTCACTCAGGCCATGCGTATGGTCTGGATGCCGGAACGGGTGCGATCCTCTGGACCAACGAATTGCCCAAGATGGGATTCAACCCCGTAATGCTGGCTATGGAGGGCGCGAGTGAATGTGCGTCGCAGGCGGCCGTGGCGGCCGGCGCGGAAGCCGAGGCTGCAGCGGCAGCGGCCTGCGTTGTTACATAG
- the ftsH gene encoding ATP-dependent zinc metalloprotease FtsH, with amino-acid sequence MPDIGLEPDDQQPEARPGRKPRGGKGGPPPPPRMKMSRGVMSWIGFLLIAMMIALVVSQGYTAPQEISISDFWKYAALGHFESIELSDDQITGQFSDRAQGRPQGRANARFKVEYNTAGQVSEIEEKLRKTCPGTKITYAPSSTPYMNLLIGIVPWILIFGFIYFIIFRHLRASAGGAGMLGSFGRSRHRVSNKELTNVTFKDVAGVDEAKEEVAEIIEFLKTPKKFQRLGGRIPRGVLLVGEPGCGKTLLAKAIAGEADVPFFSISGADFVEMFVGVGASRVRDLFKSAKENSPCIIFLDEIDAVGRRRGAAYNGGGHDEREQTLNAILVEMDGFDTSDQVIVIAATNRDDILDPALTRPGRFDRRVYVSLPDIKGRMEILKVHARKVKMSPRVDLMRLARGTPMFSGAELAAIINEAAIIATMQNKDMVEMDDLEEARDKIRYGRSNKSRAIEEQERMATAYHEAGHTVIQVLLPDADPLHKVTIIPRGRALGATMSLPEKDRYGFGVRWLHATMRVLCGGRIAEFRHSKDASSGAAMDIEYATKLAKAMVIEWGMSPKLGFVKYSPESGKDAFFADKPYSDETAHLIDEEVRRLIDEAYRDAERLLSENWEKVEAVALALMKYETLDADEVRLLCRGEALDRPSLTGILFDENVGPKPQTARPVTGRPEPQLPPGGSMPQPGLG; translated from the coding sequence ATGCCGGATATTGGCCTCGAACCTGACGATCAGCAGCCGGAAGCCCGACCGGGGCGCAAGCCGCGCGGCGGCAAGGGCGGTCCCCCGCCGCCGCCGCGGATGAAGATGTCCCGCGGGGTGATGAGCTGGATCGGCTTTTTGCTGATCGCGATGATGATCGCGCTGGTGGTGTCACAGGGTTACACCGCGCCGCAGGAGATCAGCATCAGCGACTTCTGGAAGTACGCGGCGCTGGGTCACTTCGAATCGATCGAACTCTCCGACGATCAGATCACGGGGCAGTTCAGCGACCGGGCGCAGGGTCGGCCGCAGGGCCGGGCGAACGCGCGGTTCAAGGTCGAATACAACACGGCCGGTCAGGTGTCGGAGATCGAGGAGAAGCTGCGCAAGACATGCCCGGGGACGAAGATCACCTACGCACCGAGCAGCACGCCGTACATGAACCTGCTCATCGGGATCGTGCCGTGGATTCTGATCTTCGGGTTTATCTACTTCATCATCTTCCGGCACCTGCGGGCGTCGGCGGGCGGGGCGGGGATGCTGGGCAGCTTCGGCCGTTCGCGGCACCGCGTCAGCAACAAGGAGTTGACCAACGTCACGTTCAAGGACGTGGCGGGGGTGGACGAGGCGAAGGAAGAGGTCGCCGAGATCATCGAGTTTCTCAAGACGCCCAAGAAGTTCCAGCGGCTGGGCGGGCGGATTCCGCGCGGCGTGCTGTTGGTCGGCGAGCCGGGCTGCGGCAAGACGCTCCTCGCCAAGGCGATCGCGGGCGAGGCGGATGTGCCGTTCTTCTCCATCAGCGGCGCGGACTTTGTAGAGATGTTCGTCGGCGTGGGCGCGAGCCGCGTGCGAGATCTGTTCAAGAGCGCGAAAGAAAATTCGCCGTGCATCATCTTTCTGGATGAGATCGACGCGGTCGGCCGGCGGCGCGGCGCGGCCTACAACGGCGGCGGTCACGATGAGCGCGAGCAGACGTTGAACGCGATCCTTGTCGAGATGGATGGGTTCGATACGTCGGACCAGGTGATCGTGATCGCCGCGACCAATCGCGACGACATCCTCGACCCGGCGCTCACGCGACCGGGGCGATTCGATCGCCGCGTGTATGTGTCGTTGCCGGATATCAAGGGACGGATGGAGATTCTGAAGGTCCATGCCCGGAAGGTGAAGATGTCGCCGCGGGTGGACCTGATGCGGCTGGCCCGGGGGACGCCGATGTTCAGCGGGGCGGAGCTGGCGGCGATCATCAACGAGGCGGCGATCATCGCGACTATGCAGAACAAGGACATGGTCGAGATGGACGACCTCGAGGAGGCCCGCGACAAGATCCGCTACGGCCGCTCCAACAAGAGCCGGGCGATCGAGGAGCAGGAGCGGATGGCGACGGCCTACCATGAGGCCGGTCATACGGTGATTCAAGTGCTCCTGCCCGACGCCGATCCGCTGCACAAGGTCACGATCATCCCGCGCGGCCGGGCGCTGGGAGCGACGATGTCGCTGCCGGAGAAAGATCGCTACGGGTTCGGGGTGCGGTGGCTGCACGCGACGATGCGGGTGCTTTGCGGCGGTCGAATCGCCGAGTTCCGGCACAGCAAGGACGCCAGCAGCGGGGCGGCGATGGACATCGAATACGCCACGAAGCTGGCCAAGGCCATGGTCATCGAGTGGGGCATGAGCCCGAAGCTGGGGTTTGTGAAGTATTCGCCGGAGTCCGGGAAGGACGCGTTTTTCGCGGACAAGCCCTATTCGGATGAGACCGCCCATTTGATTGACGAGGAGGTCCGGCGGCTGATCGACGAGGCCTATCGCGACGCGGAGCGGCTGCTTTCGGAGAACTGGGAAAAGGTCGAGGCGGTCGCGCTGGCGCTCATGAAGTACGAGACCCTCGACGCCGACGAAGTCCGGCTCTTGTGCCGGGGCGAGGCGCTGGACCGGCCGAGCCTGACGGGCATCCTGTTCGACGAAAACGTCGGTCCCAAGCCGCAGACGGCGCGACCGGTGACGGGGCGGCCCGAGCCACAGTTGCCGCCGGGCGGGTCGATGCCGCAGCCCGGGCTGGGGTAG